From Gammaproteobacteria bacterium:
CTTGGCTTTTTGAGCGGCTTCGACCAACGCCAGTAAGGCGTGTATGGCTGAGACCACCAAGGTGGAACCGCCTTTGCGGCCTTGGGTAATTATCCAGGGCACTTGGGATATCTCACTTAACAGTTGTTTGGATTCCTCTGCAGATACAAATCCCACGGGCATGCCAATAATCAAGGC
This genomic window contains:
- a CDS encoding precorrin-8X methylmutase, with product ALIIGMPVGFVSAEESKQLLSEISQVPWIITQGRKGGSTLVVSAIHALLALVEAAQKAKMDSNERNSD